Proteins from a genomic interval of Micromonospora sp. NBC_00389:
- a CDS encoding GlxA family transcriptional regulator: protein MLRSVAVLALDQVAPFELGVLAEVFGTDRTADGFPGYRFHVCSPDGAPVRTSSGFHLTPHADLGPVEDADLVAVPAHSQGTTVPGPVLDALRRADARGAHLFSVCSGAFLLGAAGLLDDRECTTHWRYVDELQRRHPRARVRCNSLYVQDGRLLTSAGTAAGIDACLHLIRQEHDSATATRLARRMVVPPHRDGGQSQYIEAPIPKAPEAPTLEPVLEWLMGHLDRTITVDELAARAGMSPRTFARRFRAETGTTPHDWLTNQRVLLARRLLEETPLSVEAVADQAGFSDAAALRHHFSRRVGATPHGYRTTFRDRLTPG, encoded by the coding sequence ATGCTTCGCTCCGTCGCCGTCCTCGCCCTCGACCAGGTCGCCCCCTTCGAGCTCGGCGTGCTCGCCGAGGTGTTCGGCACCGACCGGACGGCCGACGGCTTCCCCGGCTACCGCTTCCACGTGTGCAGCCCGGACGGCGCGCCGGTACGCACCTCGTCCGGCTTCCACCTCACCCCGCACGCCGATCTCGGCCCGGTGGAGGACGCCGACCTGGTGGCCGTACCCGCGCACAGCCAGGGCACCACCGTCCCGGGCCCGGTGCTCGACGCGCTACGCCGGGCCGACGCGCGCGGCGCGCACCTGTTCAGCGTCTGCTCGGGCGCCTTCCTGCTCGGCGCGGCCGGGCTGCTGGACGACCGGGAGTGCACCACCCACTGGCGGTACGTGGACGAGCTGCAACGCCGACACCCCCGCGCCCGGGTGCGCTGCAACTCCCTCTACGTCCAGGACGGTCGGCTGCTCACCAGCGCCGGCACCGCGGCCGGCATCGACGCCTGCCTGCACCTGATCCGCCAGGAGCACGACTCGGCCACCGCCACCCGGCTGGCCCGGCGGATGGTGGTCCCGCCGCATCGCGACGGCGGCCAGTCGCAGTACATCGAGGCGCCCATCCCGAAGGCGCCCGAGGCGCCCACCCTGGAGCCGGTGCTGGAGTGGCTGATGGGGCACCTGGACCGGACGATCACGGTGGACGAGCTGGCGGCCAGGGCTGGCATGTCGCCGCGTACGTTCGCCCGCCGGTTCCGCGCGGAGACCGGCACCACCCCGCACGACTGGCTCACCAACCAACGGGTGCTGCTCGCCCGGCGGCTGCTGGAGGAGACGCCGCTGAGCGTGGAGGCGGTCGCCGACCAGGCCGGCTTCAGCGACGCGGCGGCGCTGCGCCACCACTTCAGTCGCCGGGTCGGCGCCACCCCGCACGGCTACCGGACCACCTTCCGGGACCGGCTCACCCCCGGCTGA
- the tilS gene encoding tRNA lysidine(34) synthetase TilS, protein MAALAPPVAAIRVAVRRALTGLSSGGPVLVACSGGADSLALAAATVFVAPRLGRPAGLVTVDHGLQAGSAQRAEAVAAWAREAGFAPVVVVRVEVAGRVGGPEAAAREARYQALTEVARQHGAVAILTGHTRDDQAETVLLALARGAGPRGLAGMPARRELAGVPLLRPLLMVGRDQTRAACAVLGLSAWEDPHNTDPSYARSRVRADVLPALVRALGPGVLDNLARTARLVASDNAALDELAEAALAAARHPGGGLLVPELVGLTPAVRGRVLHAWARELGASPGALSYGHVAALDALVTEWHGQGPADLPGGVRVLRRDDRLTPG, encoded by the coding sequence GTGGCCGCGCTCGCCCCGCCGGTGGCCGCGATCCGGGTGGCGGTCCGCCGCGCGCTGACCGGCCTGTCGTCCGGCGGGCCGGTACTGGTCGCCTGTTCCGGTGGCGCCGACTCACTCGCCTTGGCGGCGGCCACCGTGTTCGTGGCGCCCCGGCTGGGCCGCCCCGCCGGCCTGGTGACCGTCGACCACGGCCTGCAGGCCGGCTCGGCGCAGCGCGCCGAGGCGGTGGCCGCCTGGGCACGGGAGGCCGGGTTCGCGCCGGTGGTGGTGGTCCGGGTGGAGGTGGCCGGGCGCGTGGGCGGGCCCGAGGCCGCTGCGCGGGAGGCCCGCTACCAGGCGTTGACCGAGGTGGCCCGGCAGCACGGCGCCGTCGCGATTCTGACCGGGCACACCCGCGACGACCAGGCGGAGACCGTGCTGCTCGCACTCGCCCGGGGGGCGGGCCCGCGCGGGCTGGCCGGGATGCCCGCCCGGCGCGAGCTGGCCGGGGTGCCACTGCTGCGCCCACTGCTGATGGTCGGCCGGGACCAGACGCGCGCCGCGTGCGCCGTGCTCGGGCTCAGCGCGTGGGAGGACCCGCACAACACCGACCCGTCGTACGCCCGGTCCCGGGTACGGGCCGACGTGCTGCCAGCGCTGGTGCGGGCGCTCGGGCCGGGGGTGCTGGACAACCTCGCGCGTACCGCCCGGCTGGTGGCGTCCGACAACGCCGCACTCGACGAGTTGGCGGAGGCGGCACTGGCGGCGGCCCGGCATCCCGGGGGCGGGCTGCTGGTGCCGGAGCTGGTCGGCCTGACACCCGCGGTACGCGGCCGGGTGCTGCACGCCTGGGCGCGTGAGCTGGGCGCATCGCCGGGTGCCCTGTCGTACGGGCACGTCGCCGCGCTGGATGCCCTGGTCACCGAGTGGCACGGTCAGGGTCCAGCCGACCTGCCCGGTGGTGTCCGGGTGCTCCGCCGCGACGACCGGCTCACCCCCGGCTGA
- a CDS encoding zinc-dependent metalloprotease — translation MAQFVDWDLAAATAGALSKSGPRVSYAEATDVVGDLRRLTDEAAGHVADYTGLRAQVSHPPVRVVDRRDWAAANIAGLREVITPLVNRLSGDKQPGALTEAIGSRLTGVQAGTVLAYLSGRVLGQYEVFSADPGQLLLVAPNIVEVERKLGADPRDFRLWVCLHEVTHRTQFTAVPWMRAYFLSEVQAFVDASSSGGEHLIERLRRGVATLSDAVRDPESRTSVLDIVQTPAQRAVLDRLTALMTLLEGHAEFVMDGVGPRVIPSVERIRASFNRRREAGNPLEKAIRRLLGVDVKMRQYAEGRKFVHGVVERVGMPGFNSIFNSPLTLPRLSELADPDAWVTRVHGPAGTVPAAG, via the coding sequence ATGGCGCAGTTCGTGGACTGGGATCTGGCCGCCGCCACCGCGGGGGCGTTGAGCAAGTCGGGCCCTCGGGTGTCGTACGCCGAGGCCACCGACGTGGTCGGCGACCTGCGTCGGCTGACCGACGAGGCGGCCGGGCACGTGGCCGACTACACGGGGTTGCGGGCGCAGGTGTCGCACCCGCCGGTCCGGGTGGTCGATCGCCGGGACTGGGCCGCCGCCAACATCGCCGGGTTGCGCGAGGTGATCACTCCGCTGGTCAACCGGCTCTCCGGCGACAAGCAGCCCGGTGCCCTGACCGAGGCGATCGGGTCCCGGCTGACCGGCGTGCAGGCCGGCACCGTGCTGGCGTACCTCTCCGGCCGGGTGCTCGGCCAGTACGAGGTCTTCTCCGCCGACCCGGGCCAACTGTTGCTGGTCGCCCCGAACATCGTCGAGGTGGAACGGAAGCTCGGCGCTGACCCGCGGGACTTCCGGCTCTGGGTCTGCCTGCACGAGGTCACCCACCGGACCCAGTTCACCGCGGTGCCGTGGATGCGCGCGTACTTCCTGAGCGAGGTGCAGGCGTTCGTGGACGCCTCGTCCAGCGGTGGCGAGCACCTGATCGAGCGGCTGCGGCGCGGGGTGGCCACCCTGTCCGACGCGGTCCGCGACCCGGAGAGCCGGACCAGCGTCCTGGACATCGTGCAGACCCCGGCGCAGCGGGCCGTACTGGACCGGCTCACCGCGCTGATGACCCTGCTGGAGGGGCACGCCGAGTTCGTCATGGACGGCGTCGGGCCGCGCGTGATCCCGAGCGTGGAGCGGATCCGGGCGTCGTTCAACCGGCGCCGCGAGGCGGGCAATCCGTTGGAGAAGGCGATCCGCCGGCTGCTCGGGGTGGACGTCAAGATGCGCCAGTACGCCGAGGGGCGCAAGTTCGTGCACGGCGTGGTCGAGCGCGTCGGCATGCCCGGGTTCAACTCGATCTTCAACTCTCCGCTCACCCTGCCCCGGTTGTCGGAGCTTGCCGACCCGGACGCCTGGGTGACCCGCGTGCACGGTCCGGCCGGCACCGTCCCGGCCGCCGGCTGA
- the dacB gene encoding D-alanyl-D-alanine carboxypeptidase/D-alanyl-D-alanine endopeptidase: MSAPASGRAGVPTSPAPGGSAPASGRAGVPTSPAPGGPPSGDGPTVPIPTSAVPRGTASGPTAPLPTGVPPLGPPISALPAPAGAEPPAAPQPAPAAPRRRRLPVVLALVVLLVLAGVGVFVARPGPVAGWLGDDTEPAPAAAGATPEPDPSDVLAGPDPNAALPTPEGVRAALDPLIGADALGDRVNVSVADVTAGQTLFAKGADDGTVPASVTKLATGVTVLAARGPAYRIPTRAVAGAKPGEVVLVGGGDPTLAVDKKGYYPGAARLDDLAAQVRTALGGVAPTSVTVDGSVYSGPVYGPGWDDDIPTGGYGGAMTALMTDGARKDPGADSGGAERVAEPDLAAGRSFARLLGVPASAVKQGTAPAQAATGGTPAPGTELGVVQSPPLIRLVDIMISESDNLLAEALARQVALARNQPASFDGAAAAMDAVVAELGLPADEITLSDGSGLSRRNRISPSLLTDLIRLAASPDHPELAGIFGGLPVGGWSGTLGDRYRGAPGTAGGAGAVRAKTGTLTGVHAIAGLVTTADGRLLTFAVLTDKVPGGTDTAQPALDRIAAALAGCGCH; the protein is encoded by the coding sequence ATGAGCGCCCCGGCGAGCGGGCGAGCCGGTGTCCCGACCAGCCCGGCGCCGGGCGGCAGCGCCCCGGCGAGCGGGCGAGCCGGTGTCCCGACCAGCCCGGCGCCGGGCGGCCCGCCGTCCGGCGACGGCCCGACCGTCCCCATCCCGACCAGCGCGGTCCCGCGTGGCACGGCGTCCGGCCCGACGGCTCCGCTCCCCACCGGCGTCCCACCGCTGGGACCGCCGATCTCCGCGCTGCCAGCGCCGGCCGGCGCCGAACCGCCCGCCGCACCGCAGCCCGCTCCCGCCGCGCCGCGCCGTCGGCGGCTCCCGGTGGTGCTTGCCCTGGTGGTGCTGCTGGTGCTCGCCGGCGTCGGGGTCTTCGTGGCCCGGCCCGGCCCGGTCGCCGGCTGGCTGGGCGACGACACCGAGCCCGCCCCGGCCGCCGCCGGCGCGACCCCGGAGCCCGACCCGTCGGACGTGCTTGCCGGACCGGACCCGAACGCCGCGCTGCCCACCCCCGAAGGGGTACGAGCCGCGCTGGACCCGCTGATCGGGGCCGACGCCCTGGGCGACCGGGTGAACGTGTCGGTTGCCGACGTGACCGCCGGTCAGACGCTGTTCGCCAAGGGGGCGGACGACGGCACCGTGCCCGCCTCGGTGACCAAGTTGGCGACCGGGGTGACGGTGCTGGCCGCCCGCGGGCCCGCGTACCGGATCCCCACCCGGGCGGTTGCCGGCGCGAAACCCGGCGAGGTGGTGCTCGTCGGTGGTGGCGACCCCACCCTCGCGGTCGACAAGAAGGGCTACTACCCGGGTGCGGCGCGCCTCGACGACCTGGCCGCCCAGGTGCGCACCGCGCTCGGCGGTGTCGCACCGACCAGCGTCACCGTCGACGGCTCGGTCTACTCCGGCCCGGTCTACGGCCCGGGCTGGGACGACGACATTCCCACCGGCGGGTACGGCGGAGCGATGACCGCGCTGATGACCGATGGCGCGCGCAAGGACCCGGGCGCCGACAGCGGCGGCGCCGAGCGGGTCGCCGAGCCGGACCTGGCGGCCGGTCGGTCGTTCGCCCGGCTGCTCGGCGTGCCGGCCAGCGCCGTCAAGCAAGGGACTGCCCCGGCCCAGGCCGCCACCGGTGGCACTCCGGCTCCCGGGACCGAGCTGGGCGTGGTGCAGTCCCCGCCGCTGATCCGGCTGGTCGACATCATGATCAGCGAGAGCGACAACCTGCTGGCCGAGGCGCTGGCCCGCCAGGTCGCGCTGGCCCGCAACCAGCCGGCCTCGTTCGATGGTGCCGCCGCCGCGATGGACGCGGTGGTGGCTGAGCTGGGCCTGCCCGCCGACGAGATCACCCTGTCCGACGGCAGCGGGTTGTCCCGCCGCAACCGGATCAGCCCGTCGCTGCTGACCGACCTGATCCGCCTGGCAGCCAGCCCGGACCATCCGGAGCTGGCCGGCATCTTCGGCGGCCTCCCGGTGGGCGGCTGGTCCGGCACCCTGGGCGACCGCTATCGCGGGGCCCCCGGCACCGCCGGAGGGGCGGGCGCCGTGCGGGCCAAGACCGGCACGCTGACCGGCGTGCACGCCATTGCGGGCCTGGTCACCACGGCCGACGGCCGACTGCTCACCTTCGCTGTGCTCACCGACAAGGTGCCGGGTGGCACGGACACCGCCCAACCGGCGCTGGACCGGATCGCCGCGGCGCTGGCCGGCTGCGGCTGTCACTGA
- a CDS encoding inorganic diphosphatase, translated as MDFDVTVEIPKGHRNKYEVDHATGRIRLDRTLFTSTQYPADYGFIEGTLGEDGDPLDALVLVPEPTFPGCLIRCRTIGMFRMTDEKGGDDKVLCVPYEDPRQEHLRDIHHLGEFDRLEIQHFFEVYKDLEPGKSVEGATWVGRTEAEAEIHASYQRARDAEARGEAAH; from the coding sequence ATGGATTTCGACGTGACGGTTGAGATCCCCAAAGGTCACCGGAACAAGTACGAGGTGGACCACGCGACCGGCCGGATCCGGCTGGACCGCACCCTCTTCACGTCCACCCAGTACCCGGCCGACTACGGGTTCATCGAGGGCACGCTGGGCGAGGACGGCGACCCGCTCGACGCTCTCGTGCTGGTGCCCGAGCCGACCTTCCCGGGCTGCCTGATCCGCTGCCGCACCATCGGCATGTTCCGGATGACGGACGAAAAGGGCGGCGACGACAAGGTGCTCTGCGTGCCCTACGAGGACCCGCGCCAGGAGCACCTGCGCGACATCCACCACCTGGGCGAGTTCGACCGGCTGGAGATCCAGCACTTCTTCGAGGTGTACAAGGACCTGGAGCCCGGCAAGTCGGTGGAGGGCGCGACCTGGGTCGGCCGCACCGAGGCCGAGGCCGAGATCCACGCCTCCTACCAGCGGGCCAGGGACGCCGAGGCACGCGGCGAAGCCGCCCACTGA
- the eccD gene encoding type VII secretion integral membrane protein EccD — MTTGLARVTISAPQRRVDVALPEQVPLAELLPDVLRHAGEGLADDGERHGGWVLRRTDGALLATAQALLPQGVRDGEVLHLVPARAHWPELEYDDVVEAIADGARRRGGAWSPAATRAAGLAGAAVPLAVGLLALLTGGPAHRVGWLAAAVVALLLTVAGTVASRANGDGTAGATLGGYALPYAFVAGALAVGSGDPVGPLGPARWVGAPELLAGSVALLLVALLGLLGVASRLRVFVAGVTVGLIGVGAALGGLVLTPAGTAAVLLSALVFAVGVIPLLAIRLGKLPLPPITLPATAPTAEPEQARDLPDRGRVQAAVTRTEEMLTGMLLGHALLAVATAAVLGVAGGTAGRVLVAVVSAVLLLRSRLFVALRHRVPPVLAGLAGYAILGAVLVGRADDAGRLALVLGGAALALVAVAAGTGYARRPVSPYVGRVADLTDTALVVAVVPVACAVLDLYDRARGLLG; from the coding sequence ATGACAACCGGGCTGGCCCGCGTCACCATCAGCGCGCCGCAACGGCGGGTGGACGTTGCCCTGCCGGAGCAGGTGCCCCTCGCCGAGCTGCTGCCCGACGTGCTCCGGCACGCCGGTGAAGGGCTTGCCGACGACGGCGAGCGGCACGGCGGCTGGGTGCTGCGCCGCACGGACGGAGCACTGCTGGCGACCGCCCAGGCGCTGCTGCCGCAGGGGGTCCGCGACGGTGAGGTGCTACACCTGGTGCCGGCCCGCGCCCACTGGCCCGAGCTGGAGTACGACGACGTGGTGGAGGCGATCGCCGACGGCGCCCGTCGCCGCGGCGGGGCCTGGTCGCCCGCGGCCACCCGTGCGGCCGGCCTGGCCGGCGCCGCGGTCCCGCTCGCCGTCGGGCTGCTCGCCCTGCTCACCGGCGGCCCGGCGCACCGGGTGGGCTGGCTGGCGGCGGCCGTGGTGGCGCTGCTGCTGACCGTGGCTGGCACGGTCGCGTCCCGGGCCAACGGCGACGGCACCGCCGGGGCGACGCTCGGTGGCTACGCCCTGCCGTACGCGTTCGTGGCTGGCGCCCTCGCGGTCGGCTCGGGCGATCCGGTCGGGCCACTCGGCCCGGCGCGCTGGGTGGGCGCCCCCGAGCTGCTGGCCGGCTCGGTGGCGCTGCTGCTGGTCGCGTTGCTCGGGCTGCTCGGCGTGGCCAGCCGGCTGCGGGTCTTCGTGGCCGGCGTCACGGTCGGCCTGATCGGTGTGGGTGCGGCGCTCGGCGGGCTGGTGCTGACCCCGGCCGGCACGGCCGCGGTGCTGCTCAGCGCGCTGGTGTTCGCCGTCGGGGTGATCCCGCTGCTGGCCATCCGGTTGGGCAAGCTGCCGTTGCCGCCGATCACCCTGCCGGCCACGGCCCCCACTGCGGAGCCGGAGCAGGCCCGGGACCTGCCGGACCGGGGCCGGGTGCAGGCGGCGGTGACGCGCACCGAGGAGATGCTCACCGGGATGCTGCTCGGGCACGCCCTGCTGGCGGTGGCCACGGCGGCGGTGCTCGGGGTGGCAGGCGGGACGGCCGGCCGGGTGCTGGTGGCGGTCGTCTCGGCCGTGCTGCTGCTGCGGTCACGGCTGTTCGTGGCGCTGCGGCACCGGGTGCCGCCGGTGCTCGCCGGGCTGGCCGGTTACGCGATCCTGGGAGCGGTGCTGGTCGGCCGGGCCGACGACGCCGGGCGGCTGGCGCTGGTCCTCGGTGGGGCGGCGCTGGCCCTGGTGGCCGTCGCGGCCGGCACCGGGTACGCCCGCCGGCCGGTCTCGCCGTACGTGGGCAGGGTCGCCGATCTCACCGACACGGCGCTGGTGGTCGCCGTGGTGCCGGTCGCCTGCGCGGTGCTCGACCTGTACGACCGGGCCCGGGGCCTGCTCGGTTGA